Proteins from one Pseudomonas grandcourensis genomic window:
- the araD1 gene encoding AraD1 family protein, protein MRLVQFELSNGERRVGVVEAGLVREVQDARTVRDLALAAIEAGASLEQQVQSLGLGISHDYAELLTQRRILPPLDHADPAHLLVSGTGLTHLGSASARDKMHQQSGDETAMTDTMRIFKWGVEGGKPAADEAGVQPEWFYKGDGSIVVRPGQPFPLPPFAEDAGEEPEIAGLYVIGHDAKPYRLGFAVGNEFSDHVMERKNYLYLAHSKLRSCSYGPELRVGELPQHLAGTSRILRDGEVLWQNEFLSGEANMCHSLANLEFHHFKYSQFLRPGDVHIHFFGTATLSFGDGIRTQPGDVFEITQAEFGAPLINGIAPVAATFAPGTVGTL, encoded by the coding sequence ATGCGTTTGGTTCAGTTCGAATTGAGTAACGGCGAACGCCGTGTCGGCGTGGTCGAGGCAGGCCTGGTCCGTGAAGTGCAGGACGCGCGTACCGTGCGTGACCTGGCATTGGCGGCGATCGAGGCGGGCGCAAGCCTTGAGCAACAGGTGCAAAGCCTGGGGCTGGGCATCAGCCATGACTATGCCGAACTGCTGACGCAGCGGCGCATCCTGCCGCCCCTGGACCATGCGGACCCGGCGCACCTGCTGGTCAGCGGCACGGGCCTGACCCATCTGGGCAGCGCCTCGGCCCGGGACAAGATGCACCAGCAAAGTGGCGACGAAACCGCGATGACCGACACCATGCGCATCTTCAAGTGGGGCGTGGAGGGCGGTAAGCCGGCGGCGGATGAAGCCGGTGTGCAACCGGAATGGTTCTATAAAGGCGATGGCAGCATCGTCGTCAGGCCCGGCCAGCCGTTTCCCCTGCCACCGTTTGCCGAAGATGCCGGTGAAGAGCCGGAGATCGCCGGCCTGTATGTGATCGGTCACGACGCCAAGCCGTATCGCCTGGGTTTTGCCGTGGGCAACGAGTTCTCCGACCACGTCATGGAGCGCAAGAACTACCTGTATCTGGCCCACTCGAAACTGCGCAGCTGCAGCTATGGCCCAGAGCTTCGGGTCGGCGAACTGCCGCAGCATCTGGCGGGCACCAGCCGCATCCTGCGCGACGGCGAAGTGCTGTGGCAGAACGAGTTTCTCAGTGGCGAGGCGAACATGTGCCACAGCCTCGCCAACCTCGAATTCCATCATTTCAAGTACAGCCAGTTCCTGCGCCCGGGGGATGTGCACATTCACTTCTTCGGCACCGCGACCCTGTCCTTTGGCGACGGCATTCGCACGCAACCGGGTGACGTGTTCGAGATCACCCAGGCCGAATTCGGCGCGCCATTGATCAACGGCATCGCACCGGTCGCAGCGACTTTCGCGCCCGGCACCGTCGGCACACTTTGA
- a CDS encoding FadR/GntR family transcriptional regulator — MDYRKPSDRKSMHSRIVQELGMQIVSGRFLPDDKLPAEALLCEEYAVSRPVLREATRVLVAKGLVYSRPRVGTVVKPRKDWHMLDPDVLHWLMQSSPQNQFFDLLTSVRSIIEPAAAALAAQFATEADIASIGEAYQRMEAAPTPEALLQPDLDFHSRIADATHNDLLANLCNMLSVAIAEALKHSNQRPNLHELALPRHKAILTAIENRDALGARHATLVQLDDARSALNVVLGSELP; from the coding sequence ATGGATTACCGCAAACCCTCCGACCGCAAAAGCATGCACTCGCGCATCGTCCAGGAACTGGGCATGCAGATCGTCTCGGGACGTTTCCTGCCGGACGACAAACTGCCCGCCGAAGCGCTGTTGTGCGAAGAGTATGCGGTCAGCCGGCCGGTGCTGCGTGAAGCCACCCGGGTGCTGGTCGCCAAGGGCCTGGTGTATTCCCGCCCGCGGGTCGGCACCGTGGTCAAGCCGCGCAAGGACTGGCACATGCTTGATCCGGACGTGCTGCACTGGTTGATGCAAAGCAGTCCGCAGAATCAGTTTTTCGACCTACTGACCAGCGTGCGCAGCATCATCGAACCGGCCGCTGCCGCCCTCGCCGCGCAATTCGCCACGGAAGCGGACATTGCCTCCATCGGTGAGGCCTACCAGCGCATGGAAGCCGCGCCGACGCCGGAAGCGTTGTTGCAGCCGGACCTGGACTTCCACAGTCGCATCGCCGATGCCACGCACAACGACTTGCTGGCCAACCTGTGCAACATGCTTTCTGTGGCCATCGCCGAAGCCCTGAAACATTCCAACCAGCGGCCGAACCTGCATGAACTGGCGCTGCCCCGGCACAAGGCAATCCTGACCGCCATAGAAAACCGCGACGCCCTCGGTGCGCGGCATGCGACGCTGGTGCAACTGGACGATGCCCGCAGCGCGCTGAATGTCGTACTCGGTTCCGAGCTGCCCTGA
- a CDS encoding MFS transporter: MSQELRLIRRITLKLIPFLILLYLIAYVDRSAVGFAKLHMGADIGLGDAAYGLGAGLFFIGYFLLEIPSNLMLDRFGARRWFARIMVTWGAITIGMAFVQGPSSFYVMRFLLGAAEAGFFPGVLYYITQWFPVRHRGKILGLFILSQPIAMMITGPVSGGLLGMDGVLGLHGWQWLFIVIGCPAILLTWPVLRYLPDGPQQVKWMDQAEKDWLNSELKKDLDAYGQTRHGNPLHALKDKRVLLLALFYLPVTLSIYGLGLWLPTLIKQFGGSDLVTGFVSAVPYIFGIVGLLIIPRSSDRLNDRYGHLAVLYVLGAIGLFLSAWLSVPMLQLAALCLVAFALFSCTAVFWTLPGRFFAGASAAAGIALINSVGNLGGYLGPFVIGALKEYTGNLASGLYFLSGVMVFGLILTGVVYRLLERKHVLPADQFAASAR, translated from the coding sequence ATGAGCCAGGAACTGCGGCTTATCCGTCGCATCACGCTGAAACTGATTCCCTTCCTGATCCTGCTGTACCTGATCGCCTATGTGGACCGCTCCGCGGTGGGCTTCGCCAAATTGCACATGGGCGCCGACATCGGCCTGGGCGATGCCGCCTACGGTCTTGGCGCCGGGCTGTTCTTCATCGGCTACTTCCTGCTGGAAATCCCCAGCAACCTGATGCTCGACCGCTTCGGCGCACGGCGCTGGTTCGCGCGGATCATGGTTACCTGGGGCGCCATCACTATCGGCATGGCCTTCGTCCAGGGGCCGAGCAGCTTCTATGTGATGCGCTTTCTGCTCGGCGCCGCCGAGGCCGGGTTCTTCCCGGGCGTTCTGTACTACATCACCCAGTGGTTCCCGGTGCGCCATCGCGGCAAGATCCTCGGGTTGTTCATCCTGTCGCAACCCATTGCGATGATGATCACCGGCCCGGTGTCCGGTGGCTTGCTGGGCATGGACGGTGTGTTGGGGCTGCACGGCTGGCAGTGGCTGTTCATCGTCATTGGCTGCCCGGCGATCCTGCTGACCTGGCCGGTGCTGCGCTACCTGCCGGACGGCCCGCAGCAAGTGAAGTGGATGGACCAAGCGGAAAAGGACTGGCTGAACAGCGAGCTGAAAAAGGATCTGGATGCCTACGGCCAGACCCGTCACGGCAACCCGTTGCACGCCCTCAAGGACAAGCGCGTCCTGCTGCTGGCGCTGTTCTACCTGCCGGTGACCCTGAGCATCTATGGCCTGGGTCTGTGGCTGCCGACCCTGATCAAGCAGTTCGGCGGCAGCGACCTGGTGACCGGTTTTGTTTCGGCGGTGCCGTACATCTTCGGAATCGTCGGCCTGCTGATCATTCCGCGCAGTTCCGACCGCTTGAACGACCGCTATGGCCATCTCGCCGTGCTTTACGTACTGGGTGCGATTGGCCTGTTCCTCAGCGCCTGGCTGTCGGTGCCGATGCTGCAACTGGCGGCGCTGTGCCTGGTGGCGTTCGCACTGTTCTCCTGCACGGCGGTGTTCTGGACCTTGCCGGGCCGCTTCTTCGCCGGCGCCAGTGCGGCGGCGGGGATCGCCTTGATCAACTCGGTGGGCAACCTCGGCGGCTACCTCGGTCCATTCGTGATCGGCGCGTTGAAGGAATACACCGGCAACCTGGCTTCGGGCCTGTACTTCCTGTCGGGGGTGATGGTGTTCGGGTTGATTCTGACTGGCGTTGTCTATCGCCTGCTGGAACGCAAGCACGTCCTGCCAGCCGATCAATTTGCAGCAAGTGCACGCTAA
- a CDS encoding IlvD/Edd family dehydratase, which yields MSDKKPTLRSAQWFGTADKNGFMYRSWMKNQGIADHQFHGKPIIGICNTWSELTPCNAHFRQIAEHVKRGVIEAGGFPVEFPVFSNGESNLRPTAMLTRNLASMDVEEAIRGNPIDGVVLLTGCDKTTPALLMGAASCDVPAIVVTGGPMLNGKHKGKDIGSGTVVWQLSEQVKAGTISIDDFLAAEGGMSRSAGTCNTMGTASTMACMAEALGTSLPHNAAIPAVDARRYVLAHMSGMRAVEMVREDLKLSKILTREAFENAIRVNAAIGGSTNAVIHLKAIAGRIGVELDLDDWTRIGRGMPTIVDLQPSGRFLMEEFYYAGGLPAVLRRLGEANLIPNPNALTVNGKSIGENTRDAPIYGEDEVIRTLDNPIRADGGICVLRGNLAPLGAVLKPSAATPELMQHRGRAVVFENFDMYKARINDPELDVDANSILVMKNCGPKGYPGMAEVGNMGLPAKLLAQGVTDMVRISDARMSGTAYGTVVLHVAPEAAAGGPLAAVKEGDWIELDCASGRLHLDIPDADLAARMADLQPPQNLIVGGYRQLYIEHVLQADQGCDFDFLVGCRGAEVPRHSH from the coding sequence ATGTCTGATAAGAAACCCACCCTGCGCTCCGCCCAATGGTTTGGCACAGCCGACAAGAACGGCTTCATGTACCGCAGCTGGATGAAGAATCAGGGCATCGCCGACCACCAGTTCCATGGCAAGCCGATCATCGGCATCTGCAACACCTGGTCGGAACTGACCCCGTGCAACGCGCATTTCCGCCAGATTGCCGAGCACGTCAAACGCGGGGTGATCGAGGCCGGGGGCTTTCCGGTGGAATTTCCGGTGTTCTCCAACGGCGAATCGAACCTGCGCCCTACCGCCATGCTCACCCGCAACCTGGCGAGCATGGATGTCGAAGAAGCCATTCGCGGTAACCCGATCGATGGCGTGGTGCTGCTGACCGGTTGCGACAAAACCACCCCGGCCTTGCTGATGGGCGCCGCCAGTTGTGACGTACCGGCCATCGTCGTCACCGGCGGGCCGATGCTCAACGGCAAGCACAAGGGTAAGGACATCGGCTCCGGCACCGTGGTCTGGCAGCTCAGTGAACAGGTCAAGGCCGGCACCATCAGCATCGACGATTTCCTCGCGGCCGAGGGCGGCATGTCCCGCTCGGCCGGCACCTGCAACACCATGGGCACCGCCTCGACCATGGCCTGCATGGCCGAAGCACTGGGCACTTCCCTGCCCCACAACGCGGCGATCCCGGCCGTGGATGCGCGCCGTTATGTGTTGGCGCACATGTCCGGCATGCGTGCCGTGGAAATGGTGCGCGAAGACTTGAAACTGTCGAAGATCCTCACCAGGGAAGCCTTCGAAAACGCCATTCGCGTCAACGCAGCCATCGGCGGTTCGACCAATGCGGTGATCCACCTGAAGGCCATCGCCGGGCGCATTGGCGTCGAGTTGGACCTGGATGACTGGACCCGCATCGGTCGCGGCATGCCGACCATCGTCGACCTGCAACCGTCCGGGCGCTTCCTGATGGAAGAGTTCTATTACGCCGGTGGCTTGCCGGCCGTGCTGCGTCGCCTTGGCGAAGCCAACCTGATCCCGAACCCGAATGCCTTGACCGTCAACGGCAAGTCCATCGGCGAGAACACCAGGGACGCGCCGATCTATGGCGAGGACGAAGTGATCCGCACCCTCGACAACCCGATCCGCGCCGATGGCGGCATCTGTGTGTTGCGCGGCAACCTGGCCCCGCTGGGCGCCGTGCTCAAGCCGTCCGCCGCCACGCCCGAACTGATGCAGCATCGAGGCCGCGCAGTGGTGTTCGAGAACTTCGACATGTACAAGGCACGGATCAACGATCCGGAACTGGACGTGGATGCCAACTCGATCCTGGTGATGAAGAACTGCGGGCCGAAGGGTTATCCGGGCATGGCCGAAGTGGGCAACATGGGCCTGCCGGCCAAGCTGCTGGCCCAGGGCGTGACCGACATGGTGCGTATTTCCGATGCGCGCATGAGCGGCACGGCGTATGGCACTGTTGTGCTGCACGTCGCCCCGGAAGCCGCTGCCGGCGGACCGCTGGCCGCAGTGAAAGAAGGCGACTGGATCGAACTTGATTGCGCCAGCGGCCGCTTGCACCTGGATATTCCGGACGCCGACCTGGCCGCGCGCATGGCTGACCTGCAACCGCCGCAGAACCTGATCGTCGGTGGGTATCGCCAGCTGTACATCGAGCATGTGCTGCAAGCGGACCAGGGTTGTGACTTCGACTTCCTGGTCGGTTGCCGCGGGGCTGAAGTGCCGCGTCACTCCCACTAA